The proteins below are encoded in one region of Clostridium estertheticum:
- a CDS encoding ATP-dependent helicase — MEKKHNMNNKIGDSKISTKLSKEQRDAVFSNNRNLLVTAGPGSGKTVVIVNRIVHLINEQNFSPKNIIVITFTRAAAINMKNRYIAINGRASVPFFGTFHGLFYKILKNYYGEIKIIDTFEVYKLIKNVLMSYLDEVGDEKVKEVINNISVFKTSDNTLEKFSPSIDKGIFIAAYNIYEQYRKERNLFDFDDLQIGCRDLFVKNYKILQGYRSLFKHILVDEFQDCDSMQVEILKLLNEENSIFAVGDEDQCIYGFRGSNPECMVKFSEHFEGGGKLQLSTNYRCPKNIVEISMNTIKNNQMRNEKNIIAFKERDGGIVVLNNVNENAQAEEISNIIQKHMTGPDKNYRDNAILYRTNVECRSLVDVFIKKRIPFMLLDKEYDFFQHFICKDIIAYLKLSIDLSDKESFLRIINKPFRYVSRLNLDNIKRNIVREDCFEMLKEIDGIPIFQMKMIDKLKKDIHYLNKISLASAIDNLVLSIGYHDYIKEYCTKFKIDLGEMEDVIDEFRQSAEGYNNIIAFLAHVEQVKEEISKHKRNVEEDAVILSTIHGVKGMEFKNVFLINCNEENIPHANSIENNLEEERRLFYVGITRAIDNVWLCISKSVKGKVKETSRFIKECNIIGGNDVNLPFKEGDTVIHKSFGSGTVISINDKDLEIKFEGDIIRKFDTSVLYNNSLISKV, encoded by the coding sequence GTGGAGAAAAAGCATAATATGAATAATAAAATTGGAGATAGTAAAATAAGCACTAAATTAAGTAAAGAGCAAAGGGACGCTGTTTTTTCTAATAATAGAAATTTATTAGTTACAGCAGGACCAGGAAGTGGTAAAACGGTTGTCATTGTTAATAGAATTGTTCATCTAATAAATGAACAAAATTTTAGCCCAAAGAATATTATTGTAATTACTTTTACAAGAGCTGCAGCTATTAATATGAAAAATAGGTACATTGCTATTAATGGAAGGGCAAGTGTTCCGTTTTTTGGAACATTTCACGGTTTGTTTTATAAAATACTCAAAAATTATTATGGTGAAATAAAAATAATAGATACATTCGAAGTATATAAACTTATAAAAAACGTATTAATGTCCTACCTAGATGAGGTAGGTGATGAAAAGGTAAAAGAAGTTATAAATAATATTTCCGTGTTTAAAACAAGCGATAATACCCTAGAAAAGTTCTCTCCTAGTATTGATAAAGGAATATTTATAGCAGCATATAATATTTATGAGCAATATAGGAAAGAAAGAAATTTATTTGATTTTGATGATTTACAAATAGGATGTAGAGATTTATTTGTAAAAAATTACAAGATACTTCAGGGGTATAGATCTTTATTTAAGCATATCTTAGTTGATGAATTTCAAGATTGTGATTCTATGCAAGTCGAGATATTAAAACTTTTAAATGAGGAAAACTCCATATTTGCAGTGGGGGATGAGGATCAATGTATCTATGGATTTAGAGGGTCAAATCCTGAATGTATGGTTAAGTTCTCAGAGCATTTTGAGGGTGGAGGAAAATTACAACTATCAACTAATTACAGGTGTCCAAAGAATATAGTAGAAATATCCATGAATACTATAAAAAATAATCAGATGAGAAATGAAAAGAACATAATAGCATTTAAAGAGCGAGATGGTGGCATTGTTGTGCTTAATAATGTAAATGAAAATGCACAAGCAGAGGAAATTAGTAATATTATTCAAAAACATATGACAGGCCCAGATAAAAATTATAGAGACAATGCCATATTATATAGAACAAATGTAGAATGCAGAAGCTTAGTAGATGTTTTTATTAAAAAAAGGATTCCTTTCATGCTTTTAGATAAGGAATATGATTTTTTTCAACATTTTATATGTAAAGATATAATTGCATATTTAAAATTAAGTATTGATTTAAGTGATAAAGAAAGTTTTCTTAGAATAATTAATAAGCCATTTAGATATGTAAGCAGATTAAATTTAGATAATATAAAAAGAAATATTGTACGCGAGGATTGTTTTGAAATGTTAAAGGAAATTGATGGTATACCTATATTTCAGATGAAGATGATAGATAAGTTAAAAAAAGATATACATTATTTAAACAAAATTTCATTAGCGAGTGCAATAGATAATTTAGTATTAAGCATAGGGTATCATGATTATATAAAGGAATATTGCACTAAATTTAAAATTGACTTAGGTGAGATGGAAGATGTTATAGACGAATTTAGGCAATCAGCTGAAGGATATAATAATATAATAGCCTTTCTAGCCCATGTAGAACAGGTTAAAGAAGAAATAAGTAAGCATAAGAGAAATGTAGAAGAGGATGCGGTCATACTTAGTACAATTCATGGAGTAAAAGGGATGGAGTTTAAAAACGTATTTTTGATCAATTGTAATGAGGAAAATATCCCACATGCTAATAGTATAGAAAACAACCTAGAAGAAGAGCGAAGACTCTTTTATGTAGGAATAACAAGAGCTATAGATAATGTTTGGTTATGCATTAGTAAAAGCGTTAAAGGAAAGGTTAAAGAAACATCACGATTTATTAAGGAATGCAATATCATAGGTGGTAATGATGTTAACCTACCTTTTAAAGAAGGGGATACAGTAATACATAAAAGTTTTGGAAGTGGGACTGTTATTTCTATTAATGATAAGGACTTAGAGATTAAGTTTGAAGGGGATATTATACGGAAATTTGATACTAGTGTACTTTATAATAACTCTTTGATTTCAAAAGTATAA
- a CDS encoding M20 metallopeptidase family protein — MAKNIESELIDMRRDIHQNPELGFDLFRTSQKVKDFLKAEGIEFYEVAQTGICAIIRGNGKKTVALRADMDALPLQDKKVCDYASKINGKMHACGHDAHTTILLGAARILNNMKDELRGNVKLFFEPAEETTGGSPLMIKEGVLENPSVDAVIGLHVEEWLEAGTVGLKRDIAYAASNPFTIKIIGKGGHGASPHVTIDPIVIASNVIVALQSIVSREIPPTDPAVITVGSIHGGTAQNIIPEDVTISGIIRTMKSEHREYIKKRLVQVVEGIVKAMRGECEIKIEESYPCLHNNDELSEMFENKSKELIGESNVYKLDKPTMGVESFAYFSMEKPSLFYFLGSGNKEKGIINPAHGSLFDIDESCLSIGVAMQCTLAYEFLLKS; from the coding sequence ATGGCAAAAAATATTGAGAGTGAGTTAATAGATATGAGGCGCGATATACATCAAAATCCAGAATTGGGATTTGATTTATTTAGAACTAGCCAAAAGGTAAAAGATTTTTTAAAGGCGGAAGGCATTGAATTTTATGAGGTAGCACAAACTGGAATCTGTGCTATTATTAGAGGTAATGGTAAAAAAACGGTTGCTTTAAGAGCAGATATGGATGCACTTCCCCTTCAAGATAAGAAAGTCTGTGATTACGCATCTAAGATTAATGGTAAAATGCATGCTTGTGGACATGATGCTCATACTACTATACTTTTAGGTGCAGCTAGGATATTAAATAACATGAAGGATGAACTCAGGGGAAATGTTAAATTGTTTTTTGAGCCAGCAGAAGAAACTACTGGTGGATCGCCTTTAATGATTAAAGAGGGAGTACTAGAGAATCCGAGTGTTGATGCTGTTATTGGACTTCATGTAGAAGAATGGTTAGAAGCTGGAACTGTTGGTTTAAAAAGAGACATCGCGTACGCTGCATCAAATCCATTTACTATAAAAATAATAGGTAAAGGTGGGCATGGTGCAAGCCCACATGTGACTATTGATCCTATTGTAATAGCAAGCAACGTTATAGTTGCACTTCAAAGTATTGTAAGTCGCGAGATTCCACCTACAGATCCTGCAGTTATAACTGTAGGTTCAATTCATGGTGGCACAGCTCAAAACATTATCCCTGAAGATGTAACAATATCAGGGATTATTAGGACGATGAAGAGTGAACACAGGGAATATATAAAGAAAAGATTAGTCCAGGTAGTTGAAGGTATAGTTAAAGCCATGAGAGGTGAATGTGAGATTAAAATTGAGGAAAGCTATCCATGTCTTCATAATAATGATGAGCTTTCAGAGATGTTTGAGAATAAGTCAAAAGAACTAATCGGAGAAAGCAATGTTTATAAATTAGATAAGCCTACTATGGGTGTGGAAAGTTTTGCTTATTTCTCTATGGAAAAACCATCGCTATTTTATTTCTTAGGGAGTGGAAACAAGGAAAAAGGTATAATAAACCCGGCTCATGGAAGTTTATTTGATATAGATGAGAGCTGTTTATCAATAGGTGTAGCTATGCAATGTACGTTAGCTTATGAATTTCTATTGAAATCATAA
- a CDS encoding cell division protein FtsA yields the protein MKITNVNLEELIFALDIGTRSIIGTVGIISEKKFQVLSESYIEHEERAMIDGQIHDIQLVASGVLKVKKELEDNLNVKLTKVAIAAAGRFLRTTQVKSEIEVDIDKEIDRETIRSLELTAVRMAEEEVAKASQGKLYCVGYSVKNYYLNGYVITNLKSHKGEKIAVEIIATFLPRSVVDSLYAVMDKASLEVVSLTLEPIAAMEAAVPQNLRLLNLALVDIGAGTSDIAISSKDSISAYGMVPMAGDEVTEIIAQAYLVDFNTAEKIKKECSGKDKIQYIDVLGFENILEPEEVLKIINPIVVKISEEIGNRIIELNGGKAPNAVFLVGGGAHTPFIKENIVKILNLPINRVVIKGRDSVTDCICDAGMGSIGVTVLGIALVSIKRLGNDFVDVTINDKIISLFNAHKHTVMDVMMQEGINPKILIGKNGRNIRFIVDGIKRVAFGSLAKSAEIKINDLLSNIDSEVVEGDIIDVIFSVDGKSAEPKIMEYVKNIQTVSFYFEDVIRNIEPVAFINGIRTIINSVIKEDDDVSIVIPTTISEYAKYFGDDTRGLAFMIDNKKLLSDYVIKEGDRIYKVAEITKEIKVEKKDNKNEQNETQNLNVKVNKNMIGLKGKDKYIFVDIFNYVDFDLTISKGNLILKLNGSKADYYQPLNDGDVIEIYWENIIGTEETKLKR from the coding sequence ATGAAAATCACAAATGTAAATTTAGAGGAACTGATATTTGCTTTAGATATAGGAACAAGATCTATTATAGGAACAGTTGGTATAATATCTGAAAAAAAATTCCAAGTTCTTTCTGAAAGTTATATTGAACATGAAGAAAGAGCTATGATTGATGGTCAAATTCATGACATTCAATTGGTAGCCAGTGGAGTATTAAAGGTGAAAAAAGAATTAGAAGATAATTTAAATGTTAAATTAACTAAAGTTGCGATTGCAGCAGCAGGGCGCTTTTTAAGGACAACACAAGTTAAGTCTGAAATAGAAGTTGATATTGATAAAGAAATTGATAGGGAAACCATTAGAAGCTTAGAACTCACTGCAGTTAGGATGGCAGAGGAGGAAGTGGCAAAGGCCTCTCAAGGTAAGCTTTATTGTGTAGGATATAGTGTGAAAAATTATTATTTAAATGGATACGTAATCACAAATTTAAAATCACATAAAGGAGAAAAAATTGCAGTAGAGATAATTGCTACATTTCTTCCACGGTCAGTAGTTGATAGTCTATATGCAGTTATGGATAAGGCGTCGCTTGAAGTTGTAAGTTTAACACTTGAACCTATAGCTGCAATGGAAGCTGCCGTGCCACAAAACTTGAGACTTCTAAATTTGGCTTTAGTGGATATTGGCGCAGGAACATCAGATATTGCTATTAGTAGCAAAGATAGTATAAGTGCATATGGTATGGTACCGATGGCAGGGGATGAGGTAACTGAAATAATAGCTCAAGCATATTTAGTTGATTTTAATACTGCTGAGAAAATTAAAAAAGAATGTAGTGGGAAAGATAAAATTCAATACATAGATGTGTTAGGTTTTGAAAATATTTTAGAACCAGAAGAAGTATTAAAAATAATTAATCCTATTGTTGTGAAAATTTCGGAAGAAATTGGAAATAGAATAATTGAATTAAATGGTGGAAAAGCGCCAAATGCAGTATTTCTTGTAGGAGGTGGAGCACATACACCTTTTATTAAAGAAAATATTGTTAAAATTTTAAATCTACCAATTAACCGTGTAGTTATTAAAGGTCGTGATTCAGTAACTGACTGTATATGTGATGCTGGCATGGGAAGTATTGGAGTTACAGTTTTAGGTATAGCGCTGGTATCAATTAAAAGGTTAGGAAATGATTTTGTTGATGTGACGATAAATGATAAGATTATAAGTTTATTTAATGCACATAAACATACTGTGATGGATGTGATGATGCAAGAGGGTATAAATCCTAAGATATTGATTGGTAAAAATGGACGTAATATAAGATTTATAGTTGATGGAATAAAAAGAGTGGCATTTGGAAGCTTAGCTAAGAGTGCTGAAATTAAGATTAATGACTTGCTTAGTAATATTGATTCTGAGGTGGTTGAAGGTGATATCATCGACGTTATCTTTAGTGTAGATGGGAAAAGTGCTGAGCCTAAAATTATGGAGTATGTAAAAAATATCCAAACTGTAAGCTTTTATTTTGAAGATGTAATTCGTAACATTGAGCCTGTAGCATTTATTAACGGTATAAGAACTATAATAAATAGTGTAATAAAAGAAGATGATGATGTTTCAATAGTAATACCTACTACAATTAGTGAATATGCAAAGTATTTTGGTGATGATACTCGTGGCTTAGCTTTTATGATAGATAATAAAAAATTGCTTTCGGATTATGTTATAAAAGAAGGGGACAGAATATATAAAGTAGCAGAAATTACTAAAGAAATTAAGGTGGAAAAAAAAGATAATAAGAATGAACAAAATGAAACACAAAATTTGAATGTTAAAGTGAATAAAAATATGATAGGTCTTAAAGGAAAAGATAAATACATATTTGTAGATATTTTTAATTATGTGGATTTTGATTTGACTATTTCAAAAGGAAACTTAATATTAAAGCTTAATGGTAGTAAAGCTGATTATTATCAGCCGCTAAATGATGGAGATGTAATTGAAATATATTGGGAAAATATTATTGGCACAGAGGAAACAAAATTAAAAAGGTGA